Proteins encoded together in one Luteimonas fraxinea window:
- the rpsR gene encoding 30S ribosomal protein S18, with protein MSKFFRRRKFCKFTAEGVKEIDYKDLNALRQNLTENGKIVPSRITGTKSRYQRQLATAVKRARFLALIPYTDNHNV; from the coding sequence ATGTCCAAGTTCTTCCGCCGCCGCAAGTTCTGCAAGTTCACCGCTGAAGGTGTCAAGGAGATCGATTACAAGGATCTCAACGCCCTGCGCCAGAACCTCACCGAGAACGGCAAGATCGTCCCGAGCCGCATCACCGGTACGAAGTCGCGCTACCAGCGCCAGCTGGCCACGGCCGTCAAGCGCGCACGTTTCCTCGCGCTGATCCCGTACACCGACAACCACAACGTCTGA
- the alr gene encoding alanine racemase — MARPITATIHTDALRHNLGAMRARAQGRRLMAMVKADGYGHGLETAALALREADAFGVAAIEDAARIRAAGLEQPILVLSGFDNPDDLDQLRALGAEAIVHHAAQLDLLERTDGAPIRVWLKVDTGMHRLGFAPDQVREAHARLRAARGVAGDIVLMTHFASSDEFDAHAPNGLQTPAQMRAFVAATEGLDGPRSLANSAAVLGWPDAYGDWIRPGGALYGMSVVAGRSGASFGLRPAMTFETRLLAVNRVAKGERIGYSATWEAPEDMPVGIAAVGYGDGYPRLAPAGTPVLVNGRMARVVGRVSMDLMTIDLRGQPEARAGDPVVLWGDALPVETVAEAAGTISYALTCGITRRVRFVND, encoded by the coding sequence ATGGCCCGCCCGATCACCGCCACCATCCATACCGACGCATTGCGCCACAACCTGGGCGCGATGCGCGCGCGGGCGCAGGGACGGCGGCTGATGGCGATGGTCAAGGCCGATGGCTACGGACACGGGCTGGAAACCGCGGCGCTTGCGCTGCGCGAGGCCGACGCGTTCGGCGTCGCCGCGATCGAGGATGCCGCGCGCATCCGCGCCGCTGGGCTCGAACAGCCGATCCTGGTGCTGTCGGGTTTCGACAATCCCGACGATCTCGACCAGCTGCGCGCTTTGGGCGCCGAAGCGATCGTGCATCACGCGGCGCAGCTCGATCTGCTCGAACGCACCGACGGCGCGCCGATCCGCGTCTGGCTCAAGGTCGACACCGGCATGCACCGGCTCGGCTTCGCACCCGATCAGGTGCGCGAGGCGCATGCGCGACTGCGCGCCGCGCGCGGCGTCGCCGGCGACATCGTGCTGATGACGCACTTCGCCAGCTCCGACGAATTCGACGCGCACGCACCGAACGGGCTGCAGACGCCGGCGCAGATGCGCGCATTCGTCGCGGCGACCGAAGGCCTCGATGGCCCGCGCTCGCTGGCCAATTCCGCTGCCGTGCTCGGCTGGCCAGATGCCTATGGCGACTGGATCCGTCCGGGCGGCGCGCTCTATGGCATGTCGGTCGTCGCCGGCCGCAGCGGCGCCTCGTTCGGCCTGCGGCCGGCGATGACGTTCGAGACGCGTCTGCTCGCGGTCAATCGCGTGGCCAAGGGCGAGCGCATCGGCTATTCCGCCACCTGGGAAGCCCCGGAGGACATGCCGGTCGGCATTGCGGCAGTCGGTTACGGCGATGGCTATCCGCGGCTCGCGCCTGCCGGCACGCCGGTGCTGGTCAACGGCCGCATGGCCCGTGTGGTTGGCCGCGTGTCGATGGATCTGATGACCATCGATCTGCGTGGACAGCCCGAGGCACGCGCCGGCGATCCGGTCGTGCTGTGGGGCGATGCCCTGCCGGTCGAGACCGTGGCCGAAGCCGCGGGCACGATCTCCTACGCGCTGACCTGCGGCATCACCCGCCGCGTGCGCTTCGTCAACGACTGA
- the cyoB gene encoding cytochrome o ubiquinol oxidase subunit I, which translates to MSAPQDQINSPWIGRLSLDALPFLHDPVVGVTFVGVVLGGIALLFLLTKYRLWGYLWKEWFTSIDHKKIGIMYCILAIVMLLRGFSDAVLMRAHQAMAASGSEGFLPPHHYDQIFTAHGVIMIFFVAMPLVTGLMNYVVPLQIGARDVSFPFLNNFSFWMTTAGAVLIMISLFVGEFARTGWLAYPPLSGADYSPGTGMDYYLWGLQVAGVGTTLSGINLIVTIVKMRAPGMKLMRMPIFTWTSLCTNILIVASFPILTATLALLTMDRYVGTNFFTNDLGGNPMMYVNLIWIWGHPEVYILILPAFGIFSEVVATYCGKRLFGYTSMVYATAVITILSYLVWLHHFFTMGSGASVNAFFGITTMIISIPTGAKIFNWLFTMYKGRIRFDVPMLWTVGFMFTFVIGGMTGVLLAVPPADFVLHNSLFLVAHFHNVIIGGVVFGLFAGMVYWFPKAFGFKLDEFWGKVSFWCWLVGFWLAFTPLYIMGLMGITRRLSQFEDTSLSLFFIIAAVGAALVGIGILAFLMSIAVAVKNRKKLVDTTGDPWNGRTLEWATSSPPPSYNFAFTPVIHEIDAWHDMKKHGYQRPTTGFVPIHMPKNTGAGVVLSAISVVLAFGLVWHIWWLAGVSFVGLIVAAIWHTFNYDREFYIPAQEVTDTEDQRTRELAQQAL; encoded by the coding sequence ATGTCCGCACCCCAGGACCAGATCAACTCACCGTGGATCGGGCGACTCTCGCTCGATGCACTGCCGTTTCTCCATGACCCCGTCGTGGGCGTCACCTTCGTCGGCGTCGTGCTGGGCGGTATCGCCCTGCTCTTCCTGCTGACCAAGTACCGCCTGTGGGGGTACCTGTGGAAGGAATGGTTCACCAGCATCGACCACAAGAAGATCGGCATCATGTATTGCATCCTCGCAATCGTGATGCTGCTGCGCGGCTTCTCCGATGCGGTGCTGATGCGCGCGCACCAGGCGATGGCGGCGAGCGGCAGCGAGGGCTTCCTGCCCCCGCACCACTACGATCAGATCTTCACCGCGCACGGCGTGATCATGATCTTCTTCGTGGCCATGCCGCTGGTGACGGGCCTGATGAACTACGTGGTGCCGCTGCAGATCGGCGCGCGTGACGTCTCGTTCCCGTTCCTCAACAACTTCAGCTTCTGGATGACCACTGCGGGCGCGGTGCTGATCATGATCTCGCTGTTCGTCGGCGAGTTCGCGCGCACCGGCTGGCTGGCGTATCCGCCGCTGTCGGGCGCCGATTACAGTCCGGGCACGGGCATGGACTACTACCTGTGGGGTCTACAGGTCGCGGGTGTCGGTACCACGCTGTCGGGCATCAACCTGATCGTGACCATCGTCAAGATGCGTGCGCCGGGCATGAAGCTCATGCGCATGCCGATCTTCACCTGGACCTCGCTCTGCACCAACATCCTGATCGTCGCCTCGTTCCCGATCCTGACGGCGACGCTCGCGCTGCTGACGATGGACCGGTACGTGGGCACGAACTTCTTCACGAACGATCTCGGCGGCAATCCGATGATGTACGTGAATCTGATCTGGATCTGGGGTCACCCGGAAGTCTATATCCTGATCCTGCCGGCTTTCGGCATCTTCTCCGAGGTCGTCGCGACGTACTGCGGCAAGCGTCTGTTCGGCTACACGTCGATGGTCTACGCGACCGCGGTGATCACGATCCTGTCGTACCTGGTGTGGCTGCACCACTTCTTCACCATGGGCTCGGGCGCGAGCGTCAACGCGTTCTTCGGCATCACGACGATGATCATCTCGATCCCGACGGGCGCGAAGATCTTCAATTGGCTCTTCACGATGTACAAGGGCCGCATCCGCTTCGACGTGCCGATGCTGTGGACGGTCGGTTTCATGTTCACCTTCGTCATTGGTGGCATGACCGGCGTGCTGCTGGCGGTGCCGCCGGCGGACTTCGTGCTGCACAACAGCCTGTTCCTGGTCGCGCACTTCCATAACGTCATCATCGGCGGCGTGGTCTTCGGCCTGTTCGCCGGCATGGTGTACTGGTTCCCGAAGGCCTTCGGTTTCAAGCTCGACGAGTTCTGGGGCAAGGTCTCGTTCTGGTGCTGGCTGGTCGGTTTCTGGCTCGCGTTCACTCCGCTGTACATCATGGGTCTGATGGGCATCACCCGCCGTCTGAGCCAGTTCGAGGACACCTCGCTGTCGCTGTTCTTCATCATCGCGGCGGTCGGCGCGGCGCTGGTGGGCATCGGCATCCTGGCCTTCCTGATGTCGATCGCGGTCGCGGTGAAGAACCGCAAGAAGCTGGTCGACACCACGGGCGATCCGTGGAACGGCCGCACCTTGGAATGGGCGACATCTTCGCCGCCGCCGAGCTACAACTTCGCGTTCACGCCGGTCATCCACGAGATCGATGCGTGGCATGACATGAAGAAGCACGGCTACCAGCGTCCGACGACCGGCTTCGTGCCGATCCACATGCCCAAGAACACGGGCGCGGGCGTGGTGCTGTCGGCGATCAGTGTGGTCCTGGCCTTCGGCCTGGTGTGGCACATCTGGTGGCTGGCCGGCGTGTCGTTCGTGGGTCTGATCGTCGCGGCGATCTGGCACACCTTCAACTACGACCGCGAGTTCTACATCCCGGCCCAGGAAGTGACGGACACCGAGGACCAACGGACGCGCGAACTCGCGCAGCAGGCGCTCTGA
- a CDS encoding MFS transporter has protein sequence MSEHAQQATTGLDDAPESDDLDISPGKIAFPVVMGRTSEFFDFFVYGIAAVLVFPYLFFPDSDPVQATLKSFAVFSLAFIARPIGSIIFMAIDRNFSRAAKLIGALFLLCGSTMAIAFLPSYAQAGMLAPILLAVFRFGQGLGWGGAWDGLPSLLSLSAPANRRGWYAMVPQLGAALGFMLACGMFYVFTRVLSQEDFMSWGWRFPFFVALALNVVALFARLRLVVTPEFKRLFDEKELQPRRVIETIRTHPRQVFVGALIPLATYAMFHLVTIFPLSWTTLYTDHNAADFLGSLFLGSVVGGLGIMLSGILADRVGRRGQLAIAAVLIAIFSFFAAPLLGSDTTGGRTTYVIVGFALLGLSLGQASNAIASRFESIYRYTGAAVTSDIAWLVGAGFAPLVALGLCSKFGLEYVGYYLLSGAVVTLAALAFSRTLETVR, from the coding sequence ATGAGCGAACACGCACAGCAAGCCACCACCGGCCTCGACGACGCTCCGGAATCCGACGACCTGGACATCTCGCCAGGCAAGATCGCGTTTCCCGTCGTCATGGGGCGGACGTCGGAGTTCTTCGACTTCTTCGTCTACGGCATCGCCGCGGTGCTGGTGTTTCCGTATCTCTTTTTTCCCGACAGTGATCCGGTGCAGGCGACGCTCAAATCGTTCGCTGTGTTCTCGCTGGCGTTCATCGCACGGCCGATCGGCTCGATCATCTTCATGGCCATCGACCGAAATTTCAGCCGCGCAGCCAAGCTGATCGGCGCACTGTTCCTGTTGTGCGGTTCCACGATGGCGATTGCTTTTCTGCCCAGCTACGCGCAGGCCGGCATGCTCGCGCCGATCCTGCTGGCAGTGTTCCGCTTCGGTCAGGGCCTGGGCTGGGGCGGCGCCTGGGACGGCCTGCCGTCGCTGCTGTCGCTGAGCGCCCCGGCCAACCGTCGCGGCTGGTACGCGATGGTGCCGCAGCTCGGCGCCGCGCTCGGTTTCATGCTCGCCTGCGGCATGTTCTATGTGTTCACGCGCGTGCTGAGCCAGGAAGACTTCATGTCCTGGGGCTGGCGCTTCCCGTTCTTCGTCGCGCTGGCGCTCAACGTGGTCGCGCTGTTCGCGCGTCTGCGTCTGGTGGTCACGCCGGAGTTCAAGCGTCTGTTCGACGAGAAGGAGCTGCAGCCGCGGCGCGTGATCGAAACCATCCGCACGCATCCCCGTCAGGTGTTCGTCGGTGCGCTGATTCCGCTGGCCACCTACGCGATGTTCCACCTGGTGACGATCTTCCCGCTGAGCTGGACCACGCTCTACACCGATCACAACGCGGCCGATTTCCTCGGCAGCCTGTTCCTGGGTTCGGTGGTCGGCGGGCTGGGCATCATGCTGTCGGGCATCCTCGCCGACCGCGTGGGCCGTCGCGGACAGCTGGCGATCGCCGCCGTACTGATCGCGATCTTCAGCTTCTTCGCCGCGCCGCTGCTGGGCAGCGACACCACCGGCGGCCGTACCACCTACGTGATCGTCGGCTTCGCGCTGCTGGGTCTGTCGCTGGGTCAGGCGAGCAACGCCATCGCCTCGCGCTTCGAAAGCATCTACCGCTACACCGGCGCCGCGGTGACGTCCGATATCGCGTGGCTGGTCGGCGCCGGCTTCGCGCCGCTGGTGGCCCTGGGCCTGTGCAGCAAGTTCGGTCTCGAGTACGTGGGCTACTACCTGCTGTCGGGCGCGGTGGTAACGCTGGCCGCGCTGGCCTTCAGCCGCACGCTCGAAACGGTGCGCTGA
- the rplI gene encoding 50S ribosomal protein L9: protein MQLILLQKVTNLGNLGDKVNVKPGYGRNFLVPQGKAVPATTKSIAEFEARRAEYEAKAQSQLDEAQQRLAKLEGASVTIYANASTEGKLYGSVGPREIADALTKAVTPVNKSEVVLGEGAFRNTGEFDVVVHLHADAETTVKVVIEGEVA, encoded by the coding sequence ATGCAACTGATTCTTCTGCAGAAGGTCACCAACCTCGGCAACCTTGGCGACAAGGTCAACGTGAAGCCGGGCTACGGCCGCAACTTCCTGGTGCCGCAGGGCAAGGCCGTGCCGGCCACCACGAAGAGCATCGCCGAGTTCGAAGCGCGTCGCGCCGAGTACGAGGCCAAGGCCCAGTCGCAGCTCGACGAGGCGCAGCAGCGTCTGGCCAAGCTCGAAGGCGCCAGCGTCACGATCTACGCCAACGCTTCGACCGAAGGCAAGCTGTACGGCTCGGTCGGCCCGCGCGAAATCGCCGACGCGCTGACCAAGGCGGTCACGCCGGTCAACAAGTCGGAAGTCGTGCTGGGTGAAGGCGCGTTCCGCAACACCGGCGAGTTCGACGTCGTGGTGCATCTGCACGCCGACGCCGAGACCACCGTCAAGGTCGTCATCGAAGGTGAGGTCGCCTGA
- a CDS encoding endonuclease/exonuclease/phosphatase family protein — protein sequence MKRLLAALLVLSLAACASTSPRATAAAPELRVATFNIYHDKAEWPKRLPLIVDQLRALDADVIALQEVLQTADLPNQAQTLGDALGYSVQFVSTDPEGQPHRYGNALLTRLPVQSRDWTALEPRADSRTMGHARLQFAGRPIDVYFTHLHHTPEGEALRRRQLQDGRTFMGRHDDGAPALVLGDFNAAASAPELDALDGFVDVYGALHPDADACGVTTLNPHFFDERRRIDHVFAEAGRFELVEARVALDTPGADGTWPSDHFGTFVVLRPTGR from the coding sequence ATGAAACGCCTGCTCGCCGCCCTGCTCGTCCTCTCGCTGGCCGCCTGCGCGTCCACGTCGCCGCGCGCCACCGCCGCAGCGCCCGAGCTGCGGGTTGCCACCTTCAACATCTATCACGACAAGGCCGAGTGGCCGAAGCGCCTCCCGTTGATCGTCGACCAGCTGCGCGCGCTCGATGCCGACGTCATCGCGCTGCAGGAAGTGCTGCAGACCGCGGACCTGCCGAACCAGGCACAGACGCTGGGCGACGCGCTGGGCTACTCGGTGCAGTTCGTCTCGACCGATCCCGAAGGACAGCCACATCGCTACGGCAACGCGCTGCTCACGCGGTTGCCAGTGCAGTCGCGCGACTGGACGGCGCTGGAGCCCCGCGCGGACTCGCGCACGATGGGGCATGCGCGGCTGCAGTTCGCCGGCCGTCCGATCGATGTCTATTTCACCCACCTGCATCACACGCCCGAGGGCGAGGCACTCCGCCGACGCCAGCTTCAGGACGGTCGCACGTTCATGGGCCGTCACGACGACGGCGCGCCCGCGCTGGTGCTGGGTGATTTCAACGCGGCCGCCAGTGCGCCGGAACTCGATGCGCTGGACGGCTTCGTCGACGTCTACGGCGCGCTGCACCCCGACGCCGATGCATGCGGCGTGACCACGCTCAACCCGCACTTCTTCGACGAACGCCGCCGCATCGATCACGTGTTCGCCGAGGCCGGCAGATTCGAACTCGTCGAGGCCCGCGTCGCGCTCGACACGCCCGGCGCGGACGGCACCTGGCCGTCGGATCACTTCGGCACCTTCGTCGTGCTGCGCCCGACCGGGCGTTGA
- the rpsF gene encoding 30S ribosomal protein S6, whose protein sequence is MRHYEVVFLVHPDQSEQVPAMIERYKSLIEGAEGKIHRLEDWGRRQLAYPINNLVKAHYVMFNIEVGQAGLDELVEAFRFNDAVLRHLVVRRDEADTEQSLIMKNKDEKGDKPERGERRRRDDDGDSVGGNDADADKSDNSAEAA, encoded by the coding sequence ATGCGTCATTATGAAGTCGTGTTCCTGGTCCATCCGGACCAGAGCGAGCAGGTGCCCGCGATGATCGAGCGCTACAAGTCGCTGATCGAAGGTGCCGAAGGCAAGATCCACCGCCTTGAAGATTGGGGCCGCCGCCAGCTGGCCTACCCGATCAACAACCTGGTCAAGGCCCACTACGTGATGTTCAACATCGAAGTCGGCCAGGCCGGTCTCGATGAGCTCGTCGAAGCGTTCCGCTTCAACGACGCCGTGCTGCGTCACCTGGTGGTGCGCCGCGACGAGGCGGACACCGAGCAGTCCCTGATCATGAAGAACAAGGACGAGAAGGGCGACAAGCCCGAGCGTGGCGAGCGTCGTCGCCGTGACGACGACGGTGACTCGGTGGGCGGCAACGATGCCGACGCCGACAAGTCCGACAACTCCGCCGAAGCCGCCTGA
- a CDS encoding YbaY family lipoprotein, with amino-acid sequence MTESTESVRIQGEAMYFEKILLPEGARLRVQVLDNQLADTQQAVLAEQVTTVGPGPYEFAIDVPRAKLRANGQYGLHASVSMPDGSLRFVTDTRVPVTIAADTVDVHVGRIRLTHVQP; translated from the coding sequence ATGACCGAATCCACCGAGAGCGTGCGCATCCAGGGCGAGGCGATGTATTTCGAGAAGATCCTGCTGCCCGAAGGCGCGCGACTGCGCGTGCAGGTACTCGACAACCAGCTCGCCGACACGCAGCAGGCAGTGCTCGCCGAACAGGTGACGACGGTCGGCCCCGGCCCTTACGAATTCGCGATCGACGTGCCGCGCGCCAAATTGCGCGCCAACGGCCAGTACGGTCTGCACGCATCGGTGTCAATGCCGGACGGCAGCCTGCGCTTCGTCACCGACACGCGCGTGCCGGTGACCATCGCCGCCGATACGGTCGATGTGCATGTCGGGCGTATTCGCCTGACACACGTACAGCCGTAA
- a CDS encoding replicative DNA helicase translates to MAARNDFRNNDRDRDRHERSDPRVEQLRVPPQSIEAEQAVLGGLMLVPDAFDRIADLLVPDDFYRRDHQKIYAAIQELAEKSKPYDAVTLGEWFESNGLSELVAGGAYLGELASTTPSAANIRAYAEIVRDKAILRQLIEVGTEIVNDGFQPEGRDSSEILAKAEQQVFKIAEAGAQGRTDFTAINKAMADAFDVLQTRYANGGGVTGLPTGYTEFDEMTAGLQPTDLIILAARPAMGKTTFALNIAEYAAIKTKKAVGVFSMEMSASQLALRLISSNGRINATRLRTGQLEDEDWSRVSSAIRMLKETKIFIDDTPGLGPDVLRAKCRRLKREHDLGLIVIDYLQLMSVPGNSENRATEISEISRSLKGLAKELNVPVMALSQLNRSLETRADKRPVMADLRESGAIEQDADIIIFIYRDDYYNKETSPDKGLAEIIIGKQRSGPTGSVKLKFFGEYTRFDNLSHDSIGSFE, encoded by the coding sequence ATGGCCGCACGCAACGACTTCCGCAACAACGATCGCGATCGCGACCGCCACGAGCGCAGCGACCCGCGCGTCGAACAGCTGCGCGTGCCGCCGCAGTCGATCGAGGCCGAGCAGGCGGTCCTCGGTGGCTTGATGCTGGTGCCCGATGCGTTCGATCGCATCGCCGATCTGCTGGTGCCGGACGACTTCTATCGCCGCGACCATCAGAAGATCTACGCCGCGATCCAGGAGCTGGCAGAGAAGAGCAAGCCCTACGATGCGGTCACGCTCGGCGAATGGTTCGAGTCCAACGGCCTGTCGGAACTCGTCGCCGGCGGCGCGTATCTCGGCGAGCTCGCCAGCACGACGCCGTCGGCGGCCAATATCCGCGCGTACGCCGAGATCGTCCGCGACAAGGCGATCCTGCGACAGCTGATCGAAGTGGGCACCGAGATCGTCAACGACGGTTTCCAGCCCGAAGGCCGCGACAGCAGCGAGATCCTCGCCAAGGCCGAGCAGCAGGTGTTCAAGATCGCCGAGGCCGGCGCGCAGGGGCGCACCGACTTCACCGCGATCAACAAGGCGATGGCCGACGCCTTCGACGTGCTGCAGACCCGTTACGCCAATGGTGGCGGCGTCACCGGCCTGCCGACCGGCTACACCGAATTCGACGAGATGACCGCCGGCCTGCAGCCGACCGATCTGATCATCCTCGCGGCGCGTCCGGCGATGGGCAAGACGACGTTCGCGCTGAACATTGCCGAGTACGCCGCGATCAAGACCAAGAAGGCGGTCGGCGTGTTCTCGATGGAAATGTCGGCCAGCCAGCTCGCGCTGCGCCTGATTTCCTCCAACGGACGCATCAACGCCACGCGTCTGCGCACCGGTCAGCTCGAGGACGAGGACTGGAGCCGCGTCAGCAGCGCGATCCGCATGCTCAAGGAAACCAAGATCTTCATCGACGACACGCCCGGCCTCGGCCCCGACGTGTTGCGCGCGAAGTGCCGCCGCCTCAAGCGCGAACACGATCTGGGCCTGATCGTCATCGACTACCTGCAGCTGATGTCGGTGCCGGGCAACAGCGAGAACCGCGCGACCGAGATCTCGGAGATCTCGCGTTCGCTCAAGGGTCTGGCCAAGGAACTCAACGTGCCGGTGATGGCGTTGTCGCAGCTCAACCGCTCGCTGGAAACCCGCGCGGACAAGCGTCCGGTGATGGCCGATCTGCGCGAGTCGGGCGCCATCGAGCAGGACGCCGACATCATCATCTTCATCTACCGCGACGACTACTACAACAAGGAAACCTCGCCGGACAAGGGCTTGGCCGAAATCATCATCGGCAAGCAGCGTAGCGGCCCGACCGGTTCGGTGAAGCTCAAGTTCTTCGGCGAATACACGCGTTTCGACAACCTCTCGCACGATTCGATCGGCAGCTTCGAGTAA
- the cyoA gene encoding ubiquinol oxidase subunit II: MKSILRVSALLLAAMLLSSCDWVVMSPAGDIAVQQRDLIVLSTILMLLIIVPVIFLTFFFAWKYRESNKDAEYAPEWHHSTRLELVIWSAPLAIILVLGTVTWIATHKLDPYRPLDRIDANTPMPEGVEPLVVEVVAIDWKWLFFYPEQGIATINELAAPVNTPIQFKLTSSSIMNSFFVPALAGQIYAMPGMQTNLNAVINKEGVYKGFSGNFSGDGFSHMHFNFHGLSQDGFDAWVEKARAEGVALGREEYLVLERPSEREPVRYFNDVDPALYEAILNMCVAPGSMCVHEMAHIDRSGGGGVDSQANYDRLRYDNRHADEPSAAPAATFPEAGREARGDEPQGHQPRAVSPEEETPVPTPTNEDDDEGVKPIPPGQAPQQEGAPGKPDNDGGQTGR, encoded by the coding sequence ATGAAATCCATTCTTCGAGTCTCCGCGCTGCTCCTGGCAGCCATGCTGCTGTCGAGTTGCGACTGGGTCGTGATGTCGCCGGCCGGCGATATCGCCGTCCAGCAGCGCGATCTGATCGTGCTGTCCACGATCCTGATGCTGCTGATCATCGTGCCGGTGATCTTCCTGACGTTCTTCTTCGCCTGGAAATACCGGGAGTCGAACAAGGACGCGGAGTACGCGCCCGAGTGGCACCACTCCACCCGTCTGGAACTGGTGATCTGGTCGGCGCCGCTGGCGATCATCCTCGTGCTCGGCACGGTGACCTGGATCGCGACGCACAAGCTCGATCCGTATCGCCCGCTCGACCGCATCGATGCGAACACGCCGATGCCCGAAGGCGTCGAGCCACTGGTCGTGGAAGTGGTCGCAATCGACTGGAAGTGGCTGTTCTTCTATCCCGAACAGGGCATCGCCACGATCAATGAACTGGCTGCGCCGGTGAACACGCCGATCCAGTTCAAGCTCACGTCGTCGTCGATCATGAACTCGTTCTTCGTGCCGGCGCTCGCGGGCCAGATCTACGCGATGCCGGGCATGCAGACCAACCTCAACGCCGTCATCAACAAGGAAGGCGTCTACAAGGGCTTCTCCGGCAACTTCAGCGGCGACGGCTTCTCGCACATGCACTTCAACTTCCATGGCCTGAGCCAGGACGGCTTCGATGCTTGGGTGGAGAAGGCGCGCGCCGAAGGCGTGGCCCTGGGCCGCGAGGAATACCTGGTGCTCGAGCGTCCGTCCGAGCGCGAGCCGGTGCGCTACTTCAACGATGTCGATCCGGCGCTGTACGAGGCGATCCTCAACATGTGCGTCGCGCCGGGTTCGATGTGCGTGCACGAGATGGCGCACATCGACCGCAGCGGCGGCGGTGGCGTCGACAGCCAGGCCAACTACGATCGCCTGCGCTACGACAACCGCCATGCCGACGAACCGTCCGCAGCGCCTGCAGCGACGTTCCCGGAAGCGGGCCGCGAGGCCCGTGGCGACGAGCCGCAGGGCCACCAGCCGCGCGCCGTGTCGCCGGAAGAAGAGACGCCGGTCCCGACGCCGACCAACGAGGACGACGACGAAGGCGTGAAGCCGATCCCGCCGGGCCAGGCGCCGCAGCAGGAAGGCGCGCCCGGCAAGCCGGACAACGACGGCGGCCAGACCGGCCGCTGA